Proteins encoded within one genomic window of Anopheles gambiae chromosome 3, idAnoGambNW_F1_1, whole genome shotgun sequence:
- the LOC133393531 gene encoding zinc finger protein 449-like — translation MAAIPREINEVCRLCLCRDENILFPATKFIDSQLTLDDVERVAGVRIVEQESMRCVLCVDCNNKLRHIKAFKASCISNDETFRKWFTVADKDCSRDDTHPLKLNAAAQAFNGAARETDQCNDSANEFDEATFFDNNIVVIKEEEIDDQAVKYIVQEMYEDMEVLTEDVVDFDVDDDDEDAEEFSEDMKTEGSQTSIDDFVTSDDPGEASVPYEPYERQPTTPNETSAPAIPADHQTVTATASEETGKKKNPQKKTLCPLCGKLILSLKDHMLSHTGEKKYRCKYCPKTCGRKGSLRLHMQAVHLKKIVKSCEICGKGFTYVESHEAHMRAKHGFGEPFECTICNIKFRHKGGLRGHNNRKHNDESNCECPTCGMKFLDKKGLRAHSIVHSDERPFGCRYCPKMYKTAKTLKNHENLHQGVTFSCTMCGKSYKHQSLLYVHMKKCHDEGKTDKLKLENESN, via the exons ATGGCGGCAATTCCACGCGAAATAAATGAAGTCTGTCGGCTTTGCCTGTGCCGGGACGAGAATATTCTCTTTCCTGCGACCAAATTCATCGACTCCCAGCTGACCCTGGACGATGTGGAACGAGTAGCCGGTGTACGG ATCGTGGAACAGGAAAGCATGCGCTGCGTGTTGTGTGTCGATTGTAACAACAAACTACGGCACATCAAAGCCTTTAAGGCCTCCTGCATCAGCAATGATGAGACGTTTAGAAAGTGGTTTACAGTGGCCGATAAAGATTGTTCGCGAGACGACACTCATCCACTGAAATTGAATGCTGCAGCGCAAGCATTCAACGGTGCGGCGCGCGAAACTGACCAGTGTAACGATTCGGCGAATGAGTTCGATGAGGCAACATTTTTCGACAACAACATTGTAGTCATCAAGGAAGAAGAAATTGACGACCAGGCGGTCAAATACATCGTTCAAGAAATGTATGAAGACATGGAAGTACTCACAGAAGATGTTGTTGACttcgatgttgatgatgatgatgaagatgctgAAGAATTTTCCGAGGACATGAAAACAGAAGGGAGCCAAACATCGATAGATGATTTCGTTACCAGCGATGATCCGGGCGAGGCATCCGTACCGTACGAACCGTACGAACGGCAGCCAACAACGCCAAACGAAACTTCCGCACCAGCGATACCAGCGGACCATCAAACAGTAACTGCCACCGCCAGTGAGGAAAcgggcaagaagaagaatccaCAAAAGAAAACCCTTTGCCCGCTGTGCGGCAAATTAATACTCTCGCTAAAAGACCACATGTTGAGTCACACGGGGGAGAAAAAATACCGCTGCAAGTACTGCCCCAAGACCTGCGGTCGGAAAGGATCGCTGCGGCTGCACATGCAAGCCGTCCACCTGAAAAAGATTGTAAAGAGCTGTGAAATATGCGGCAAAGGCTTTACTTACGTGGAGTCGCACGAAGCGCACATG cgcGCCAAACACGGCTTCGGTGAACCATTTGAATGTACCATATGCAACATTAAATTTCGCCATAAAGGCGGATTGCGGGGTCACAACAATCGCAAGCACAACGATGAAAGCAACTGTGAGTGCCCAACTTGTGGCATGAAATTTCTCGACAA gaAAGGATTACGAGCGCACAGCATAGTGCACTCGGACGAGCGACCGTTTGGCTGCCGCTATTGTCCAAAGATGTACAAAACTGCTAAAACGCTGAAAAACCACGAAAATCTCCACCAAGGTGTAACATTTTCCTGTACGATGTGCGGAAAAAGCTATAAGCATCAATCGCTGCTATACGTGCACATGAAAAAATGTCATGACGAGGGTAAAACTGACAaattgaaattggaaaatgAGTCTAACTGA
- the LOC133392875 gene encoding zinc finger protein 62 homolog has protein sequence MALITREINKVCRLCLTEDEVILFPAAKLIDSTLTVDDIERFTGVRICEQERLPYVVCIDCNNKLRKFIAYRAFCTSNDVRFRKWFAVTLSDDLSDPDRTSSSLKALIKEELTADQREASKRYSPIDDCNDQAFDSKQKVQEIEQGEQRIEDATALEGTDNIAIDDEDLGLEQVLLSDKLTPDPFETNNTLPSTHQSEQQRKQRRRVTASPAAKDKHATRDSQEQDSKKHVPAKQLCPLCGKLVHSMADHMLSHTKEPKFSCQHCPMTCSRKSYLKLHVDAVHKKRIIKSCEMCDKGFSYIESYEAHMRSKHNYGESFECTICNIKFRHKGGLRGHNNRKHNDQTNCSCDICGMKFQDKRGLRAHGRVHSDEKPFACQFCPKRFKSPNAHRTHELIHKGVVFPCTMCDKTYTYKSLLNMHVKKCHIKQEESAEN, from the exons ATGGCGCTAATTACAcgagaaataaataaagtttGCCGACTTTGCTTGACCGAGGACGAAGTTATTCTGTTTCCCGCAGCGAAACTGATCGACTCCACGCTGACCGTGGACGATATCGAGCGATTTACCGGTGTGCGG atcTGCGAACAGGAACGCTTGCCGTACGTCGTGTGCATCGATTGTAATAACAAGTTAAGGAAGTTCATCGCCTATCGTGCTTTCTGCACAAGCAATGATGTTCGGTTTAGGAAATGGTTTGCGGTAACTCTTTCGGACGATTTGAGCGACCCGGATCGGACTAGTTCATCGCTCAAAGCCCTCATAAAGGAGGAATTGACCGCTGATCAACGCGAAGCCAGCAAACGTTACAGTCCTATCGACGATTGTAACGATCAAGCGTTCGATAGTAAGCAGAAAGTTCAAGAAATTGAACAGGGCGAACAAAGGATAGAAGATGCTACTGCCCTAGAGGGTACGGATAATATCGCCATAGATGATGAGGATCTGGGTCTTGAGCAGGTACTTTTGAGCGATAAGTTGACGCCTGATCCATTCGAGACAAACAATACCCTGCCATCCACCCACCAAAGCGAGCAGCAACGGAAGCAACGGCGAAGGGTTACAGCATCGCCCGCTGCCAAAGACAAACACGCCACACGGGACAGCCAGGAGCAGGACAGCAAAAAGCATGTACCGGCCAAGCAGCTGTGCCCGCTGTGTGGCAAACTGGTGCACTCCATGGCAGACCACATGCTGTCCCATACGAAGGAACCGAAGTTTTCCTGCCAGCACTGCCCGATGACGTGCAGCCGCAAATCGTACCTCAAGCTGCACGTGGACGCCGTGCACAAGAAGCGCATCATAAAGAGCTGCGAAATGTGCGACAAAGGCTTCAGCTATATCGAATCGTATGAGGCTCATATG cGATCGAAGCACAACTACGGAGAATCGTTTGAATGTACCATATGCAACATTAAATTTCGCCATAAAGGCGGATTGCGGGGTCACAACAATCGCAAGCACAACGATCAAACCAACTGCTCCTGTGACATTTGTGGCATGAAGTTTCAGGACAA GAGAGGGTTACGCGCTCATGGTAGGGTACATTCGGACGAGAAACCCTTTGCCTGCCAGTTCTGCCCGAAGCGCTTCAAGAGTCCAAACGCGCACAGAACGCACGAGCTGATCCACAAGGGCGTTGTATTTCCGTGCACGATGTGCGATAAAACGTACACGTACAAATCGTTGCTCAATATGCACGTGAAAAAATGTCACATCAAGCAGGAGGAGAGTGCGGAAAATTAA